From a single Thermovirga sp. genomic region:
- a CDS encoding methylated-DNA--[protein]-cysteine S-methyltransferase has translation MLSVRKTAIGWIAIEEEDGRITRLDLPNQAAGRPRVPVEETPLLREAFRQLDLYLGGKLRVFTLPLKLEGSSFMERAWKKLAEVPYGQTITYGELAAAAGNPKAARAAGMACARNPIALFVPCHRVVGAGGRLVGFGGGLDLKSWLLEHEARHSGKSGGQ, from the coding sequence ATGCTCTCGGTACGAAAAACAGCCATAGGGTGGATTGCCATCGAAGAGGAGGATGGGCGGATAACCCGCCTGGACCTTCCCAACCAAGCCGCCGGCCGCCCTCGAGTTCCCGTGGAGGAGACTCCCCTCTTGCGGGAAGCCTTCCGGCAACTGGACCTTTACCTGGGGGGCAAATTACGGGTGTTCACCCTCCCCCTCAAATTGGAGGGGTCGTCCTTCATGGAGCGCGCCTGGAAAAAACTGGCCGAAGTGCCCTACGGCCAGACGATCACTTACGGTGAACTCGCCGCGGCGGCCGGGAACCCCAAGGCCGCCAGGGCCGCGGGGATGGCCTGCGCCAGGAACCCCATCGCCCTATTCGTCCCCTGCCACAGGGTCGTAGGAGCCGGGGGGAGACTGGTGGGCTTCGGGGGCGGGCTGGACCTTAAATCGTGGCTCCTGGAGCACGAAGCCCGTCACTCCGGGAAGAGCGGAGGCCAATGA